Proteins found in one Candidatus Poribacteria bacterium genomic segment:
- a CDS encoding DUF433 domain-containing protein translates to MSTSVAESKTKYPYITRKKGVCRGKPIIRGTRIKVSHIVTEYELMGWTPDEIVAAHSHLTLAQVHDALSYYYDHAEEINAEIREDEVFVREMEKQHPRSILEEKRRAASTLHR, encoded by the coding sequence ATGTCCACATCCGTCGCCGAATCCAAGACGAAATATCCCTATATCACACGAAAGAAAGGGGTTTGCCGCGGGAAACCGATCATTCGGGGAACCCGCATCAAGGTGTCGCACATCGTTACCGAATACGAGTTGATGGGCTGGACGCCGGACGAGATCGTCGCTGCGCATTCGCACCTGACGCTCGCGCAGGTTCACGACGCCCTCTCCTATTACTACGACCACGCGGAGGAGATAAACGCCGAAATCCGCGAGGACGAGGTGTTCGTGCGCGAAATGGAGAAGCAACATCCGCGCTCGATACTGGAGGAGAAGCGACGTGCCGCTTCGACTCTACACCGATGA
- a CDS encoding sigma-70 family RNA polymerase sigma factor, with translation MTQAELIARARESDEAAFVCLFRSVEGLAAAMAWRYGNADEGDLEDTLQEMRLRLWQKLHLCDAEGDDWRFAAWAGTVFHNVAVDVRRRKARRNHPVPFADTIDPKPLPDAAAIANEERALLLGLIGAIPSERNRLAVRLCHLGDLSIRELAHAMDCNPITAKVRAFRGVAAMKRMAKALRPPDAR, from the coding sequence ATGACACAGGCGGAACTGATCGCCAGAGCCAGAGAAAGCGATGAAGCCGCTTTTGTCTGTCTTTTCCGCTCCGTCGAGGGGCTCGCCGCCGCGATGGCATGGCGCTACGGCAACGCGGATGAAGGCGACCTTGAAGACACTCTTCAAGAGATGCGCCTGCGGCTGTGGCAGAAACTCCACCTGTGCGACGCGGAAGGTGACGACTGGCGGTTCGCCGCCTGGGCCGGAACGGTCTTTCACAACGTCGCCGTGGACGTACGGCGCAGAAAAGCCCGCCGAAATCATCCCGTTCCGTTCGCCGACACGATAGATCCGAAGCCGCTTCCCGATGCGGCAGCCATAGCGAACGAGGAGCGCGCGCTTCTTCTCGGACTCATCGGAGCGATTCCTTCGGAGAGGAACCGTCTCGCCGTGCGGCTTTGCCATCTCGGCGACCTGTCCATCCGCGAACTTGCCCACGCGATGGACTGCAACCCCATCACCGCCAAAGTGCGCGCATTCCGGGGCGTCGCCGCCATGAAGCGAATGGCGAAGGCGCTCCGCCCGCCCGACGCCCGTTGA
- a CDS encoding PD-(D/E)XK nuclease family protein gives MEISISRLRTYLACPQLYRYRYVLLEKPEFTSADMAFGEAMHFAIAEYHCSKNNLTADRMFAEWQRYWDALVKDAEEHQREVRFRSLEGAKLVEKAKALCEEYVSQFAAAKADDVELLFQVPLLDPTTGAGSLDHTLTGRIDLVSNRCLYEFKTAGRSYSQGEADISVQLTAYALAYESISTAGLRSICIW, from the coding sequence ATGGAGATCTCCATCAGCCGCCTGCGGACGTATCTCGCATGTCCGCAGTTGTATCGCTACCGCTACGTGCTTCTGGAGAAGCCGGAGTTCACGTCGGCGGACATGGCGTTCGGGGAGGCGATGCACTTCGCCATCGCCGAATACCACTGCTCAAAGAACAACCTGACCGCAGACCGGATGTTCGCGGAGTGGCAGAGATACTGGGACGCCCTTGTCAAAGACGCCGAGGAGCATCAGCGGGAAGTCCGCTTCAGGTCGCTTGAAGGGGCGAAACTCGTCGAGAAGGCAAAGGCGCTGTGTGAGGAATACGTCTCGCAGTTCGCAGCAGCCAAGGCCGACGACGTGGAACTCCTGTTTCAGGTGCCGCTTCTCGACCCGACGACCGGCGCAGGCTCCCTCGACCACACGCTCACCGGTCGGATAGACCTCGTGTCGAACCGATGTCTCTACGAGTTCAAGACCGCCGGGCGTTCCTACTCGCAAGGCGAAGCCGACATCTCCGTGCAACTCACCGCCTACGCTCTCGCCTACGAGAGTATCTCTACGGCGGGCCTGCGGAGCATCTGTATCTGGTGA
- a CDS encoding DNA repair protein RadC: MEQDVLAALRELTAKVDRLLAESRPAYTAQPTLLNLPFPKKSRQLDSPRAIYEYVRKAMEDLPQEHGVVLCLNAKLYAAHVEVVSKGTANATLLYPRDVFRVAVQQNASAIVLVHCHPSGDPTPSEEDLKATQNLYKASRLLDIPIVDHLVVGREGYVSLKEQCPYLFR, translated from the coding sequence ATGGAGCAGGACGTTCTCGCGGCGCTGCGCGAACTGACTGCCAAAGTGGACCGTCTCCTCGCCGAATCCAGACCCGCCTACACCGCGCAGCCGACTCTCTTGAACCTTCCCTTCCCGAAGAAATCCCGGCAACTGGACTCTCCAAGAGCCATCTATGAATACGTGCGAAAGGCAATGGAGGATCTGCCGCAGGAACACGGCGTCGTGCTCTGCCTCAACGCCAAACTCTACGCGGCGCACGTCGAGGTCGTCTCGAAGGGCACGGCGAACGCCACCTTGCTTTATCCTCGCGACGTGTTCCGCGTGGCGGTGCAACAGAACGCCTCGGCGATCGTGCTCGTCCACTGCCATCCTTCGGGCGACCCGACTCCTTCCGAAGAAGACCTGAAAGCCACCCAGAACCTCTACAAAGCGTCGAGACTCCTCGACATCCCCATCGTCGACCATCTCGTGGTCGGAAGGGAAGGTTACGTCTCGCTCAAAGAGCAGTGCCCCTATCTGTTTCGTTAG
- a CDS encoding nucleotidyltransferase domain-containing protein: protein MVRRIRDEVRPDRIILFGSYARGTAGPDSDVDLLVILRDATPKRRKTAEIYRLLAGSGLPKDIIVATHDETLREQYIPGSVIGEAVREGVVVYDAAAS, encoded by the coding sequence ATGGTGCGGCGCATCCGCGACGAAGTCCGTCCCGACCGCATCATCCTGTTCGGCTCCTACGCCCGGGGAACCGCCGGACCCGACAGTGACGTCGATCTGCTCGTCATTCTGAGGGATGCGACGCCCAAGCGCCGCAAGACCGCCGAGATCTACCGCCTGCTCGCAGGCAGCGGACTGCCGAAGGACATCATCGTCGCAACCCACGACGAGACGCTGCGCGAGCAGTACATCCCGGGGAGCGTCATCGGCGAGGCGGTCCGAGAAGGCGTGGTGGTCTATGACGCGGCGGCCTCCTGA
- a CDS encoding HEPN domain-containing protein encodes MTRRPPEILDAVHRWARKAEHDLITAQHTFSLDDDVCPFDTICFHAHQCIAKYLKALLTFEGTRFYRSHDLTELAPLLSDPSSEALPAADCAELNSYAVEVRYPDERPEPTRDEAAIALGVAQETRDAIRRFLPERVLV; translated from the coding sequence ATGACGCGGCGGCCTCCTGAGATCCTCGATGCCGTCCACCGATGGGCCCGGAAGGCAGAACACGATCTCATCACGGCGCAGCATACCTTCTCGTTGGACGACGATGTGTGCCCGTTCGACACCATCTGCTTCCACGCCCACCAATGCATCGCGAAATACCTGAAGGCTCTGCTGACGTTTGAGGGCACGCGGTTCTACCGATCCCACGATCTGACGGAGCTTGCGCCGTTGCTCTCGGACCCGTCCTCCGAAGCCCTTCCTGCCGCCGACTGTGCTGAACTCAACAGCTATGCCGTGGAAGTCCGGTATCCCGACGAGCGCCCTGAGCCCACGCGTGACGAGGCGGCGATAGCCCTTGGAGTGGCACAGGAGACACGGGATGCCATCCGGCGATTCCTTCCCGAACGCGTCCTGGTGTGA